Proteins from a genomic interval of Hydrogenophaga sp. PAMC20947:
- a CDS encoding tyrosine recombinase XerC, translating into MPDPARTDDETLIQTYLTHVRVEKRLADRTVALYTLDLERLMASALDAGVALRQVRNTHIRRWVAQMHSGGRSARGIALILSGWRGLYVWMGRQGLMDHNPVQDVRAPKAGKPLPKALGVDESVQLASHVEVADPPGLEARDRCITELLYGCGLRIGELVGLDASASASARGWIDQEAGEAHVLGKGAKRRSVPVGRQALASLAEWLALRSTWARDDAALFIGSRGQRLTPQHIRVRLKRRSQLAGLSTPVHPHMLRHSFASHVLQSSGDLRAVQELLGHASISTTQVYTRLDFQHLAKVYDAAHPRAHASPASGAPYPEVPALAVRAEPDSEAV; encoded by the coding sequence GTGCCGGATCCCGCGCGGACCGACGATGAAACACTGATTCAGACCTACCTGACCCATGTGCGCGTGGAAAAGCGCCTGGCCGATCGCACCGTCGCGCTCTACACCCTGGATCTGGAGCGCCTGATGGCCTCGGCTCTGGACGCCGGCGTGGCGCTGCGACAGGTGCGCAACACCCACATCCGGCGCTGGGTCGCCCAGATGCACAGCGGCGGACGCAGTGCCCGGGGCATTGCGCTCATCCTGTCGGGTTGGCGCGGCCTGTACGTCTGGATGGGACGACAAGGCCTGATGGATCACAACCCGGTACAGGATGTTCGTGCGCCCAAAGCGGGCAAGCCCTTGCCCAAAGCGCTGGGGGTCGATGAATCGGTCCAGCTGGCGTCGCATGTCGAGGTCGCCGATCCACCGGGGCTTGAAGCCCGGGACCGCTGCATCACCGAACTGCTCTATGGCTGCGGGCTGCGCATCGGTGAACTCGTGGGGCTCGATGCATCCGCCAGCGCTTCGGCGCGCGGCTGGATCGACCAGGAAGCGGGCGAAGCCCATGTGCTCGGCAAAGGCGCCAAACGCCGCAGTGTGCCGGTGGGCCGACAGGCCCTGGCCTCACTGGCCGAGTGGCTGGCCTTGCGCAGCACGTGGGCGCGGGATGACGCGGCCTTGTTCATTGGCTCCCGCGGGCAGCGCCTCACGCCGCAACACATCCGCGTGCGTCTCAAGCGCCGCTCGCAGCTGGCCGGTTTGAGCACACCGGTTCACCCCCACATGCTGCGCCACTCGTTTGCCAGCCACGTGCTGCAATCCAGCGGTGATCTGAGAGCGGTGCAAGAGCTGCTGGGCCACGCCAGCATCAGCACGACGCAGGTCTACACCCGGCTCGATTTCCAGCACCTGGCCAAGGTGTACGACGCGGCGCATCCGCGGGCCCATGCCAGTCCGGCCTCCGGTGCGCCTTATCCAGAAGTCCCCGCTTTGGCCGTCAGGGCCGAACCCGACTCAGAGGCCGTATGA
- a CDS encoding DUF484 family protein: protein MTESNIPPITEDDIANYLANTPDFFERHANVLATVQLTSPHGNRAVSLQERQAEMLREKIKGLELKAAEMIRHGQENSAIADRLQQWTRTLLLTRDARELPRVITRAVADDFLVPQVAIKVWGVLPEFDGEPYAQHASEDVRAFASSLSLPYCGANPGLEAAQWLDDTTAAASLALIPLRAGAAPQAFGLLVLASADPQRFGADMGTSFLERIGELTSAALSRLRPEVKPDLD from the coding sequence ATGACCGAATCCAACATCCCCCCGATCACCGAAGACGATATTGCCAACTACCTGGCCAACACGCCCGATTTTTTCGAGCGCCATGCCAACGTCCTGGCCACCGTCCAGCTGACCAGCCCACACGGCAACCGTGCCGTCAGCCTGCAAGAGCGCCAGGCTGAAATGCTGCGCGAGAAGATCAAGGGACTGGAGCTGAAGGCGGCGGAAATGATCCGCCATGGTCAGGAAAACTCCGCCATCGCCGACCGGCTGCAGCAATGGACGCGTACCTTGCTGCTGACCCGCGATGCACGCGAGTTGCCCCGCGTGATCACGCGGGCGGTCGCCGATGATTTTCTGGTGCCGCAGGTGGCGATCAAGGTCTGGGGTGTTTTGCCCGAATTTGACGGCGAGCCGTATGCCCAGCATGCCAGTGAAGACGTGCGGGCCTTTGCGTCATCGCTGTCTTTGCCCTACTGCGGCGCCAACCCCGGCCTGGAGGCCGCGCAATGGCTGGACGACACCACGGCGGCTGCTTCCCTGGCGCTGATTCCATTGCGTGCCGGTGCCGCGCCTCAGGCTTTTGGTCTGCTGGTGTTGGCCTCGGCTGATCCGCAGCGCTTCGGCGCCGACATGGGCACGAGTTTTCTGGAGCGCATCGGTGAGCTGACCAGCGCAGCGCTCTCCCGTCTGCGCCCCGAGGTCAAGCCAGACCTCGACTGA
- a CDS encoding DsrE family protein, with the protein MFKILSFLKSAAIATALILPLAASAEEPIKTVYHMSEGIPQASRGLNNIRNHLAADPTAKIVVVAHGLGIDFLLQGATNQMEQPYAGIIADLTNQGVEFRVCNNTLVSRKIDPSKVVLEAKVVPSGVAEVARLQAREGFVYLKP; encoded by the coding sequence ATGTTCAAGATTCTGTCCTTTCTCAAGTCCGCCGCCATCGCCACGGCATTGATCCTGCCACTCGCAGCGAGTGCCGAAGAGCCGATCAAAACCGTTTACCACATGAGTGAGGGCATTCCTCAGGCCTCGCGCGGGCTCAACAACATCCGCAACCATCTCGCGGCGGACCCCACGGCCAAGATTGTGGTGGTGGCCCATGGGCTGGGGATCGATTTTCTGCTGCAAGGCGCGACCAACCAGATGGAACAGCCTTACGCGGGCATCATTGCCGACCTGACCAACCAAGGGGTGGAGTTCCGCGTGTGCAACAACACGCTTGTCTCTCGCAAAATCGATCCCAGCAAGGTGGTGCTCGAAGCCAAGGTGGTGCCTTCCGGCGTGGCAGAGGTGGCCCGCCTGCAGGCCCGCGAAGGCTTTGTTTACCTCAAACCCTGA